The Caldilineales bacterium genome segment ATCTCCTGCCGGTCGGCGTCGGTATGGGGATTGTAGCGCATGATCAATGCTCCTGACTGGCGACATGGGCCTCGTAAGCGGCGGCGTCCATCAGCGAGTCCAGCTCGGACAGCGCCGACGGCCGCACCTTGAAGAACCAGGCGCTGTAGGGATTGCTGTTGACCTGTTCGGGCCGGTCGCCCAGGCTCTCGTTCACGGCCACAACCTCGCCCGAAATCGGGCTATAGACATCCTCGGCCGCCTTGACCGATTCCACCACGGCCGCCTGCTTGCCAGCCCCAACCGTGGCGCCAAGCGCCGGCAGATCGACGAAGACGACATCCGAGAGCGAATCCTGGGCGAAATCACTGACGCCGACGACCACCAGATCGCCTTCGAGTCGAGCCCATTCGTGTGAGGGCGCATAGCGCGCCTCGGGATCGTAAGAGAAAGACATGGTTTTGATCACTCCTTATGTGATGTTAGGATGGAAAAAGATAGGTGTTCATCTTGGAGATGCGACGCACTCGCTCGAAGTGCGCCGCACCTGAACTGAAAAAACACGGAACACGGAACACGGAACACGAACCACGCCCCCCTACCTCCGGTAGGCCGGCGTGTAGAACGGACGTTTGACCACCCGCGCCTTCTTCGGCTGCTCGCGGATCAGCACATCGACCTCGGTTCCCAGCTTGCTGAACGCCGCCGGCACGTAAGCCAGGGCCAGAAAGGCATCGAGGGTGGGGGACTTCATGCCGGTGGTGACGTGGCCGATGACCTGGCCGGCAGAGGCCACGGGATAATGCTCGCGCGGCACGCCCTTGTCCACCATCTCCAGCCCCACCAGCACCTGCCTGGCGCCCTCCAGCCGGGTGCGCAGCACCGCCTCGCGGCCCACCCAGGAGCCTTTGTCCCAATCGCACACCCAGGCCAGGCGCGCACCCACCGGCTCCAGATCGGCCGTGATCTCGTGGCCGTAGAGCGGCAGACAGGCCTCGAAACGGAGCGAATCGCGCGCTGCCAGCCCGCAGGCCAACAGCCCTTCCGCTCCGCCCGCCTCCAGCAGCGTCTCCCACATCGCCACGGCCTGCTCGGCCGGGAAGAAAAGCTCGTAGCCATACTCGCCCGTATAGCCGGTGGCCCCGATCAAGGTCTCGATCCCGGCCACCTGCGCCCGGGCAGAGGCGTGGAAACGCACCCCGGCCAGCGGCAGATCGGTCAGCTTCTGCAGGATGGTCTGCGCTTTCGGCCCTTGCAGCGCCACCATGCAGGTCGCATCCGAGACATCGATGAGGTCGCAGTCGAAGCCGGCGGCCAGCGTATCCAGCCAGAAGAGGTCCTTGGCGCGATTGGCGGCGTTGACGACGACGAACCATTCATCGGGCAGGCGATAGATGAAGATGTCATCGACAAAACCGCCGTCGGCATAGCAGAGGAAACTGTACTCGGCGTCCCAGACCTGCATCTGGCCCAGGTCACGCGGCTGCACATATTGCAGAAACACCTCGGCGTCTGGCCCGGTCAGGCGAAACTGGCCCATGTGGTCGATGTCGAACAGCCCGGCGGCGGTGCGCACTGCCTGGTGCTCGACCAGCGGGCCGGTGGGATATTGCACCGGCAGCTCGTAGCCGGCGAATGGCACCATCCGCCCGCCCAGGGCGATATGGCGTTCGTAAAGGGGAGTTTGTTGGAGATCGCTCATTTCTGCACCTTTTTTGGTGGGGTAGTTATTGGTTATTGGTTATT includes the following:
- the gcvH gene encoding glycine cleavage system protein GcvH translates to MSFSYDPEARYAPSHEWARLEGDLVVVGVSDFAQDSLSDVVFVDLPALGATVGAGKQAAVVESVKAAEDVYSPISGEVVAVNESLGDRPEQVNSNPYSAWFFKVRPSALSELDSLMDAAAYEAHVASQEH
- the gcvT gene encoding glycine cleavage system aminomethyltransferase GcvT; translation: MSDLQQTPLYERHIALGGRMVPFAGYELPVQYPTGPLVEHQAVRTAAGLFDIDHMGQFRLTGPDAEVFLQYVQPRDLGQMQVWDAEYSFLCYADGGFVDDIFIYRLPDEWFVVVNAANRAKDLFWLDTLAAGFDCDLIDVSDATCMVALQGPKAQTILQKLTDLPLAGVRFHASARAQVAGIETLIGATGYTGEYGYELFFPAEQAVAMWETLLEAGGAEGLLACGLAARDSLRFEACLPLYGHEITADLEPVGARLAWVCDWDKGSWVGREAVLRTRLEGARQVLVGLEMVDKGVPREHYPVASAGQVIGHVTTGMKSPTLDAFLALAYVPAAFSKLGTEVDVLIREQPKKARVVKRPFYTPAYRR